A section of the Paenibacillus aurantius genome encodes:
- a CDS encoding putative signal transducing protein, whose amino-acid sequence MMYLLVLVIVAAAIGYYIWYSKNTWKTVEVATGAQTEEVQMKYALLQNEGVRCRVKTDENPANMAMAGGPLPETGGVSPSNRATLQVHAADLDRARDILDRNDTVV is encoded by the coding sequence ATGATGTATTTATTGGTGCTTGTGATTGTGGCGGCAGCTATCGGTTACTACATCTGGTATTCCAAGAACACCTGGAAAACCGTCGAGGTAGCCACCGGAGCTCAGACGGAGGAAGTCCAGATGAAATATGCTCTGCTTCAGAACGAAGGCGTCCGCTGCCGCGTCAAGACGGACGAGAATCCGGCCAACATGGCGATGGCGGGCGGCCCGCTGCCGGAAACCGGCGGTGTATCCCCTTCGAACCGCGCGACCCTGCAGGTGCATGCAGCCGATCTGGACCGTGCCCGTGACATTCTCGACCGGAATGACACGGTGGTATAA
- a CDS encoding LacI family DNA-binding transcriptional regulator — protein sequence MAKITMQMIADKLGLSKYTVSQALSGKPGVGRDKRQQILETARTLGYRLPSAPPGTPGAPGSGLPETKKRKLLLHMDPVYRIENDFWRRVLDGILQACEESGWEAAFVEEAEEAEQVREAEEVKVAEEEKEEKEEKEVEMILDDKWAKDSRNGMAAKEGARKAKTAEEVVRAPLAAGLIVVGKTAPSRLVGFRRLGLPLVLIDHEEPLVEADVILNANLEAARIACRHLLAAGCRSLVFVGRDSFSVSFRERWWGCRLAVDEWRAETRDSGLRLKKWTVPYGGSGWQNQLGRRLEALGPAVLTAAGEAPDDAGNRSALSGGEGERPDGFLCANDQIALDLIGQLKRAGLRVPEDCRVAGIDNIAKAAHAVPALTTVELAKEALGRRAVQALERKLANPGSWAEKIILSARLVERQSG from the coding sequence ATGGCCAAAATCACCATGCAGATGATTGCCGACAAGCTCGGCTTGTCGAAATATACCGTTTCCCAGGCCCTTTCGGGCAAGCCTGGAGTCGGCCGGGACAAAAGGCAGCAAATTCTCGAAACCGCCCGAACGCTGGGTTACCGGCTGCCATCGGCTCCGCCGGGTACACCCGGTGCTCCCGGAAGCGGGCTGCCGGAAACGAAGAAGCGGAAGCTCCTCCTTCACATGGACCCGGTATACCGGATCGAGAACGACTTCTGGAGGCGGGTGCTCGACGGAATTCTCCAGGCCTGCGAGGAGTCGGGCTGGGAGGCGGCCTTTGTGGAGGAAGCGGAGGAAGCCGAGCAAGTAAGGGAAGCCGAAGAAGTAAAGGTAGCGGAGGAAGAGAAGGAAGAGAAGGAAGAGAAGGAAGTCGAGATGATCCTAGACGACAAGTGGGCCAAGGATTCCCGGAATGGAATGGCCGCGAAGGAGGGGGCCAGGAAGGCGAAAACGGCCGAAGAGGTCGTAAGGGCGCCTCTTGCGGCAGGGCTTATCGTCGTGGGCAAAACGGCCCCTTCCCGGCTGGTCGGCTTCCGCCGGCTGGGCCTGCCGCTTGTGCTGATCGACCACGAAGAGCCGCTGGTCGAAGCCGACGTAATCCTGAACGCCAACCTGGAAGCGGCCCGGATCGCCTGCCGGCATCTGCTCGCTGCCGGCTGCCGCTCGCTTGTCTTCGTCGGCCGGGACAGCTTCTCCGTCAGCTTCCGCGAGCGGTGGTGGGGCTGCCGCCTGGCGGTGGACGAATGGCGGGCGGAGACCCGCGACAGCGGGCTGCGCCTGAAGAAGTGGACCGTCCCGTACGGCGGGTCCGGCTGGCAGAACCAGCTGGGCAGGAGGCTGGAGGCTCTGGGCCCGGCGGTGCTAACGGCTGCAGGGGAAGCCCCGGATGATGCCGGAAACCGCTCCGCCCTAAGCGGGGGAGAGGGAGAGAGACCGGACGGCTTCCTGTGCGCGAACGATCAGATCGCCCTCGATCTGATCGGGCAGCTTAAGCGGGCCGGCCTGCGGGTGCCGGAGGACTGCCGGGTGGCCGGGATCGACAATATCGCGAAGGCCGCCCATGCCGTTCCCGCCCTTACGACGGTGGAGCTGGCGAAGGAAGCGCTCGGCCGGAGGGCTGTGCAGGCGCTGGAGCGCAAGCTCGCGAATCCGGGCTCGTGGGCAGAGAAAATTATTCTGAGTGCCCGGCTCGTGGAGAGACAATCCGGATAG
- a CDS encoding beta-galactosidase: MSQIVVFYDPAFPYAGDRPDERTLEELADRYTLADAEGLPGALAGASGYVHLHGPYFPKDAWPALLDHLHQGKGLVAAGGAPFKIPVYREDGEWRPEAPQTGYHQKLLIHEALPVDPSPFHHLAAHREIPLFEGREALFSIEPTFGLVLHATHADDQPGQGGTSGPMDAHLYPLLKGISGCGREREVAAPAVLLEHTKGDYAGGRWILINQILRRGFWDGGGAEALGEWAGYAAEGVTELWLKPTYASYEEGERATLTLQGQRLRAFRGEAKEWTLRLRVRRALQRTAEPAQPGDFHQEDRYETVWGEERQTVLGRELHWTRIPVPVELTPGFYFAECEAVSEAGEKRRLQQGFWCRDEDLLREGEMLSCGRDYFVKDGKPFPIVGMTYMTSDVARKFLFLPNAAVWDRDMAQMKRAGINYIRTGLWTAWRQVMFVDGHAVEETLRAIDAFLLTAKRYGLEVTFNFFAFTPETWEGVNPYLDPRSVEAQKRFLASIISRHAETTNVHWDLINEPSMFDPKRIFAGPRSSRDRFEQEAFSAWLEERHGSVRVLQERWGMTPEELPSFAAARLPEKEELNFGTTAILPAKGGPWLDYSLFTMDMHNRWAAQLVETIRSLQPKQLVTVGQDEALSGRRPSPFFYAEEVDYTTMHSWWNMDDLVWDGVFSKDTGKPNLIQETGIMYIETPDGRAKRSEEELRRILERKYAYAFSTGGAGAVQWIWNVNYYMNNVNESNIGALRADGTEKPEADVSYQFGAFMNEIGHLFRGRRLEDIAVVFPYSNDFSTRPLAYPATTAAIRTLAYELNVHVRGLGEYHLDSLETDPPGLLILPSPHNFSSEALEKLTGHVSRHGGTLLITGPVGLDAYWRPVERLQAELGAAGQANVLREEAVIVDGRVLPVTFDGPRIADSAKQLVGTADSRRAQPLVEAPLGKGRLLWCPLPLELNRRTDTLAAVYRQAIAAAGVVPELEWLAGGELAGVYGRKLAFDEGSLFVFVSEYGLPADIAAKDPETGAEYRFTLESERSVLFAADREGRLLAVYRPEEVAVEAELQARG, encoded by the coding sequence ATGAGTCAAATCGTTGTCTTTTATGATCCGGCTTTCCCCTACGCGGGAGACCGCCCCGACGAACGGACGCTCGAAGAGCTTGCTGACCGATACACGCTGGCCGATGCCGAAGGACTTCCCGGCGCTCTTGCGGGAGCCTCCGGCTATGTGCACCTTCACGGCCCGTATTTCCCTAAGGACGCTTGGCCGGCCCTGCTGGACCACCTGCATCAGGGAAAAGGACTCGTCGCCGCAGGAGGGGCGCCCTTCAAAATTCCCGTGTACCGGGAAGACGGCGAGTGGCGGCCGGAAGCGCCCCAAACGGGCTACCACCAGAAGCTGCTCATCCACGAAGCGCTTCCCGTCGATCCCTCCCCCTTCCATCACCTGGCGGCCCATAGGGAAATTCCGCTGTTCGAAGGCCGGGAGGCTCTTTTCAGCATCGAGCCGACCTTCGGCCTCGTGCTGCATGCGACCCACGCCGACGACCAGCCGGGGCAGGGCGGCACCTCGGGGCCGATGGATGCGCACCTCTATCCGCTGCTCAAAGGAATCAGCGGCTGCGGCCGGGAGCGCGAAGTAGCGGCGCCTGCCGTCCTGCTGGAGCATACCAAGGGCGATTATGCCGGCGGACGCTGGATTCTGATCAACCAGATTCTGCGCCGGGGCTTCTGGGACGGGGGCGGTGCCGAGGCTCTGGGCGAGTGGGCGGGCTATGCCGCCGAAGGCGTAACCGAGCTGTGGCTGAAGCCGACCTACGCTTCCTATGAAGAGGGGGAGCGGGCCACCCTCACCCTCCAGGGGCAGCGGCTACGGGCGTTCCGCGGCGAGGCCAAGGAGTGGACGCTCCGGCTACGCGTCCGCCGGGCCTTGCAGCGGACGGCCGAGCCGGCGCAGCCGGGAGATTTCCATCAGGAGGACCGGTACGAGACGGTGTGGGGAGAGGAGCGGCAGACCGTCCTGGGCCGGGAGCTTCACTGGACGCGCATTCCCGTGCCGGTTGAGCTGACACCCGGCTTCTATTTCGCCGAGTGCGAAGCCGTCTCGGAGGCCGGGGAGAAACGCCGGCTTCAGCAGGGCTTCTGGTGCCGGGACGAGGACCTGCTGCGCGAGGGCGAGATGCTCTCCTGCGGCCGTGACTATTTCGTGAAGGACGGCAAGCCGTTCCCGATCGTCGGCATGACGTACATGACGAGCGACGTCGCCCGGAAGTTCCTCTTCCTGCCCAATGCCGCGGTTTGGGACCGGGACATGGCCCAGATGAAGCGGGCCGGAATCAACTATATCCGGACCGGGCTCTGGACCGCCTGGCGGCAGGTCATGTTCGTCGACGGCCACGCCGTGGAGGAGACGCTGCGCGCCATCGACGCCTTCCTGCTCACCGCGAAGCGCTACGGCCTGGAGGTTACCTTCAACTTCTTTGCCTTTACGCCGGAAACGTGGGAAGGGGTAAACCCTTACCTGGATCCGCGAAGCGTGGAGGCCCAGAAGCGGTTCCTGGCTTCCATCATCTCCCGCCATGCGGAAACGACGAACGTTCATTGGGACCTCATCAACGAGCCTTCGATGTTCGATCCCAAGAGGATTTTCGCCGGTCCGCGCTCTTCCAGGGACCGCTTTGAGCAGGAGGCCTTCTCCGCTTGGCTCGAGGAGCGCCACGGATCCGTGCGGGTGCTGCAAGAGCGCTGGGGCATGACGCCGGAGGAGCTCCCTTCCTTCGCGGCGGCCCGGCTGCCGGAGAAGGAGGAGCTTAACTTCGGCACGACGGCGATCCTTCCGGCCAAAGGCGGCCCCTGGCTCGATTATTCGCTCTTCACCATGGACATGCACAACCGGTGGGCGGCGCAGCTGGTGGAGACGATCCGCTCCCTCCAGCCGAAGCAGCTTGTGACGGTCGGCCAGGACGAAGCCTTGAGCGGCCGCCGGCCCTCTCCGTTCTTCTACGCGGAGGAAGTGGATTATACGACCATGCACTCGTGGTGGAACATGGACGACCTGGTCTGGGACGGGGTATTTTCGAAGGATACCGGGAAACCGAACCTCATCCAGGAAACCGGCATCATGTACATCGAGACGCCGGACGGACGGGCCAAGCGGAGCGAAGAGGAACTGCGGCGCATTCTGGAGCGCAAGTACGCCTACGCTTTCTCGACCGGAGGCGCGGGAGCCGTGCAGTGGATCTGGAACGTGAATTACTACATGAACAACGTCAACGAATCGAACATAGGGGCGTTACGAGCTGACGGCACGGAGAAGCCGGAAGCGGACGTCTCGTACCAGTTCGGGGCATTTATGAACGAGATCGGGCATCTGTTCCGCGGCCGCCGGCTGGAGGACATCGCGGTGGTGTTCCCCTACTCCAACGACTTCTCCACCCGCCCGCTTGCCTATCCGGCGACAACGGCGGCCATCCGCACGCTGGCGTATGAGCTGAATGTCCACGTGCGGGGGCTGGGCGAATATCATCTCGATTCCCTGGAGACGGATCCGCCGGGACTCCTCATCCTGCCGAGCCCGCACAACTTCAGCAGCGAAGCGCTGGAGAAGCTGACCGGGCACGTGAGCCGTCACGGCGGCACGCTGCTTATCACGGGGCCGGTCGGGCTGGATGCCTACTGGCGGCCCGTCGAGCGGCTGCAGGCGGAGCTCGGAGCCGCCGGGCAGGCGAACGTGCTTCGCGAGGAGGCCGTTATCGTAGACGGCCGCGTCCTCCCGGTCACGTTCGACGGCCCCCGCATCGCCGACTCGGCGAAGCAGCTGGTCGGCACGGCGGATTCCCGCCGGGCGCAGCCGCTCGTCGAAGCGCCGCTCGGCAAGGGCCGCCTGCTCTGGTGCCCGCTGCCGCTTGAGCTGAACCGCCGCACAGATACGCTCGCGGCCGTCTACCGCCAGGCGATCGCGGCCGCCGGGGTCGTCCCCGAGCTGGAGTGGCTGGCCGGCGGGGAGCTCGCGGGCGTGTACGGGCGGAAGCTCGCCTTCGACGAGGGCAGCCTGTTCGTCTTCGTGTCCGAGTACGGCCTTCCGGCAGATATCGCCGCGAAGGACCCGGAGACCGGCGCCGAGTACCGCTTCACACTCGAGAGCGAGCGCTCCGTTCTGTTCGCCGCCGACCGGGAAGGCCGGCTGCTGGCCGTTTACCGGCCGGAGGAGGTGGCGGTCGAGGCGGAGCTTCAGGCGAGGGGATAG
- a CDS encoding DedA family protein: MFTDTLHKLIDQYGYLLFYLTLALGPFGLPVPNEVTAMTGGVTAAAGTLNPWGVFVFIFGGLLTSVSLSFAAGNYIGSKVIRRLKKKSKYRRHIRRAEKILNKYGNAAYALSCFVPVVRYAVPVLAGASRTKFKRFAVYSYTGVAVWTLVYFGLGLGFGEELAAFVAGLNPYMLAGVAAALAGGYFTYRFLRKSKTAEPPVLAPAPVPGEKVRP, translated from the coding sequence ATGTTTACCGATACGCTTCACAAACTCATTGACCAGTACGGCTATCTCCTGTTCTATTTGACACTGGCGCTCGGGCCATTCGGCCTTCCCGTTCCGAACGAGGTCACCGCCATGACGGGAGGCGTGACGGCGGCGGCCGGCACCTTGAACCCTTGGGGCGTTTTCGTTTTTATCTTCGGGGGGCTGCTCACCTCGGTGTCGCTCAGCTTCGCGGCGGGGAATTACATCGGAAGCAAGGTGATCCGCCGACTCAAAAAGAAGAGCAAGTACCGCCGGCACATCCGCAGGGCGGAGAAAATTTTAAACAAATACGGCAACGCCGCTTACGCGCTCAGCTGCTTCGTTCCGGTGGTGCGCTATGCGGTTCCGGTACTGGCGGGCGCCAGCCGGACCAAGTTCAAGCGCTTCGCGGTCTACTCGTACACCGGGGTGGCGGTCTGGACCTTGGTGTATTTCGGTCTCGGGCTTGGGTTCGGCGAGGAACTGGCGGCCTTCGTCGCAGGCCTCAATCCTTACATGCTGGCAGGAGTTGCCGCTGCCCTCGCAGGCGGATACTTTACGTACCGCTTCCTGCGCAAGAGCAAAACAGCCGAGCCGCCTGTCCTGGCACCGGCACCGGTTCCGGGTGAGAAGGTGCGGCCCTGA
- a CDS encoding pyridoxamine 5'-phosphate oxidase family protein — protein sequence MGKLFASLQPEHEEFIRKQRIFFVGSAPLDPIGHVNLSPKGYDVLRLLSPTEVAYLDLTGSGNETSAHLLENGRLTFMFVAFEGNPLILRLYGTGRVILPDTPEWEALAPQFSLYPGARQIIHARLHAVKTSCGYSVPYFDYAGERDQLQTWAVHKGDSLPAYRKEKNAVSMDGLPTPLGLRLDEELS from the coding sequence ATGGGCAAATTGTTTGCTTCCCTCCAGCCGGAGCACGAGGAGTTTATCCGGAAGCAGCGCATCTTTTTCGTCGGGTCCGCCCCCCTGGATCCGATCGGCCATGTCAACTTATCCCCGAAGGGCTATGATGTGCTGCGCCTGCTGTCTCCGACTGAGGTCGCTTATCTCGATCTGACGGGAAGCGGAAATGAGACAAGCGCCCATCTGCTGGAGAACGGCCGTCTGACCTTTATGTTCGTGGCCTTTGAAGGAAATCCGCTCATTCTGCGCTTGTACGGAACCGGCCGGGTGATCCTGCCCGACACACCGGAATGGGAGGCGCTTGCTCCTCAATTTAGTCTTTATCCGGGAGCCCGCCAAATCATCCACGCCCGCCTGCACGCCGTCAAAACCTCATGCGGTTACAGCGTCCCTTATTTCGACTACGCGGGGGAGCGGGACCAGCTCCAGACCTGGGCGGTCCACAAGGGCGACAGCCTCCCCGCCTACCGCAAGGAGAAAAATGCCGTCAGCATGGACGGTTTGCCTACTCCGCTCGGGCTTCGGTTGGATGAGGAACTTTCCTAA
- a CDS encoding glycosyltransferase family 2 protein: protein MDKKNERMTRARVNLPFLQGVCRWMEEEGFGEPSLYEALRERIGLLEAIEECSDELAFWFAEEDAELIRMREEPDPSRITAMVRGITETGERSRVSVVVMTRNEERCIARCLASVQALADETIVLDTGSTDRTVEIIREEFPGVRLLQAPWADDFAAMRNRLTAEAEGEWVFQLDADEYLVSDPAPLKAFLQLVYDLPVPSLVVSPKIVNEDGGELPLTRRIYRRKDGLHYYGIIHEDLRLAPDRRGEDLLHLMTDDLIRHDGYEPEVMRAKDKANRNIPLQERMVQEEPDNMRWHYFLAREKEAAGYPEEEVLETIDRGLKQRAEKAGPDSFHLRSLLLQAKLLDARLGPFNPAAEAVVEQYPDCTDGLYYRLNRLVFLGLSSMLQGADKTLARLQSLENPYSLLQPQSDHLMQLMGRIYLAGGQYGKAMRVFSTISDEEIRGRVKEELADLRGQLDAFLDGPQQTALV, encoded by the coding sequence ATGGACAAGAAGAACGAGAGAATGACGCGGGCCCGGGTTAACTTGCCCTTCCTGCAGGGAGTTTGCCGCTGGATGGAGGAAGAGGGGTTCGGAGAGCCTTCCTTGTATGAAGCATTGAGGGAACGCATCGGCCTGCTGGAGGCCATTGAGGAATGCTCGGACGAGCTGGCCTTCTGGTTCGCGGAGGAGGATGCGGAGCTCATCCGAATGCGGGAGGAGCCGGATCCGTCGCGCATCACGGCCATGGTACGCGGAATTACGGAGACCGGAGAACGGTCCAGAGTGTCCGTCGTGGTCATGACCCGGAATGAGGAACGCTGCATAGCCCGCTGTCTGGCGAGTGTACAAGCCCTGGCGGACGAGACAATCGTGCTTGATACCGGCTCGACGGATCGGACGGTGGAGATCATCCGGGAGGAGTTTCCCGGGGTTCGGCTCCTGCAGGCCCCGTGGGCCGACGATTTTGCGGCGATGCGAAACCGCCTCACGGCAGAGGCGGAGGGGGAGTGGGTTTTTCAGCTGGATGCCGATGAATATTTGGTCAGCGATCCTGCGCCGCTCAAAGCCTTCCTACAGCTCGTGTATGACCTTCCGGTTCCTTCACTTGTGGTGAGCCCGAAGATTGTGAACGAAGACGGGGGAGAGCTGCCTTTGACCCGCCGGATTTACCGTAGGAAGGACGGGCTTCATTACTATGGGATCATCCACGAGGATTTGCGGCTAGCTCCGGATCGGAGAGGAGAAGACCTTCTGCACTTGATGACGGACGACCTCATCCGCCATGACGGGTATGAGCCTGAGGTTATGCGGGCGAAGGACAAAGCAAACCGGAACATTCCGCTGCAGGAGAGGATGGTTCAGGAAGAGCCGGACAACATGAGGTGGCATTATTTTCTTGCCCGCGAGAAGGAGGCAGCCGGTTACCCGGAGGAAGAAGTACTCGAAACGATTGACCGGGGGCTGAAGCAGCGGGCGGAGAAGGCCGGGCCCGATTCCTTCCATCTGCGCTCCCTTCTGCTTCAGGCAAAGCTGCTCGACGCCCGGCTCGGGCCGTTCAATCCTGCCGCCGAGGCCGTTGTGGAGCAGTATCCGGATTGTACGGACGGGCTGTATTACCGGCTGAACCGGCTGGTTTTCCTGGGGCTTTCCTCCATGCTCCAGGGAGCGGACAAAACGCTCGCCCGCTTGCAAAGCCTGGAGAACCCTTATTCCCTGCTCCAGCCGCAGAGCGACCACCTCATGCAACTGATGGGCCGCATCTACTTGGCGGGTGGACAGTATGGAAAGGCGATGCGCGTCTTCTCGACCATCTCCGATGAAGAGATCCGCGGTAGGGTGAAGGAGGAGCTGGCGGATCTGCGCGGACAGCTGGATGCTTTTCTGGATGGCCCGCAACAGACGGCGCTTGTGTGA
- a CDS encoding bacteriocin-type signal sequence translates to MKKTKTTHSFKQLNEAEMMDVNGGDWRDIARWSADFVRGLFSSPFGCGLGDVTGRNSKPSSGCSPYPASKRC, encoded by the coding sequence ATGAAAAAAACGAAAACCACCCACTCGTTTAAGCAGTTAAACGAGGCTGAGATGATGGACGTAAACGGAGGAGACTGGAGGGATATCGCCCGCTGGTCGGCGGACTTTGTCCGGGGACTCTTCTCCAGTCCGTTTGGCTGCGGGCTTGGGGACGTGACAGGCAGGAACAGCAAGCCGAGCAGTGGCTGCTCGCCTTACCCCGCCAGCAAGCGTTGTTAA
- a CDS encoding peptidase domain-containing ABC transporter — MFKQKVCIRQQERKDCAPACLATIARYYGSKLPLTILREACGTDPTGTNALGLVRAAESIGFEAQAVKGERDSLLEPFPLPAIAHVVIDKAVLHYVVLYEVSEEKVQVADPAEGMRTFSTKDFLDIWTGVLILLEPGTEFKPVSMGSSPIKRFLPLLNQNKRLLLPIVAASIVVTGIGIAGAYYFQYLLDGLLGSQQMGTLGLISTVLIVLYLVQTALDYGRNHLFLRMAQRIDRRLVMDYYHHVMRMPLGFFSARKAGDITSRLTDAAHVRDALSEASLTLAVDTLTIGIAAFVLYYQNPLLFGITLLLVPLYAIILTGFRKAFDRYNRQIMADQAELTSYVIESVKGIETVKAATAGNEVGETADRKYDAFLASTLTYGKASNQQAALKNSLQLVSGVVLLWIGAREVARGTLTAGQLITFNVLLAYFLTPLQRLIDLQPVLQSAYVAASRLGEIMDLEPERKAEPDGRPAGADLRGDVVFRGLSFRYGSKPLTLDGLDLTVKQGTATAIVGPSGSGKSSLLKLLLRFYEPEGGAISIGGRALDEIGTEGLRARTAYVAQDSFFFHGSVYDNLCLGLKTKPGLEEVVEVCRLTQIHEDIAALPLHYETVLEENGASLSGGQRQRLALARALLRKPQLLLLDEATSSLDTVTEQAIARLIGRLEGVTTILVSHRLRMVQSCDQICVLKNGRIVECGEHDALLAQSGVYADLWESQ; from the coding sequence TTGTTCAAACAAAAGGTCTGCATCCGGCAGCAGGAACGCAAGGATTGTGCGCCGGCCTGCCTGGCCACCATCGCCCGGTATTACGGAAGCAAGCTGCCGTTAACCATCTTGCGGGAAGCGTGCGGCACCGATCCAACCGGAACCAACGCCCTCGGCCTCGTCCGGGCGGCGGAATCCATCGGCTTCGAGGCGCAGGCGGTAAAGGGTGAGAGGGACTCCCTTCTGGAGCCGTTCCCGCTGCCGGCCATCGCCCATGTCGTCATCGACAAGGCCGTTCTTCACTATGTGGTCCTCTATGAAGTGAGCGAGGAGAAGGTTCAAGTGGCCGACCCGGCGGAGGGCATGCGTACGTTTTCCACGAAGGATTTTCTGGACATTTGGACCGGTGTCCTGATTCTGCTGGAGCCCGGAACCGAATTCAAGCCGGTTTCCATGGGAAGCAGCCCGATCAAGCGGTTCCTCCCTCTTCTTAATCAGAACAAGCGTCTGCTGCTTCCGATCGTGGCTGCTTCTATCGTGGTGACGGGCATCGGCATAGCAGGGGCCTACTACTTCCAGTACCTGCTGGACGGGCTCCTCGGTTCCCAGCAGATGGGCACCCTCGGGCTGATCTCCACCGTGCTGATCGTCCTCTACCTCGTGCAGACGGCGCTGGATTACGGACGGAACCATCTCTTTCTGCGGATGGCCCAGCGAATCGACCGCCGGCTCGTGATGGACTATTACCATCATGTGATGCGCATGCCCCTCGGCTTCTTCAGCGCCCGCAAGGCCGGGGACATTACCTCCCGGCTCACGGACGCCGCCCACGTGAGGGACGCCCTCTCCGAGGCTTCCTTGACGCTGGCCGTGGACACGCTCACCATCGGCATCGCCGCGTTCGTGCTCTATTACCAGAACCCGCTTCTATTCGGGATTACGCTCCTGCTCGTTCCGCTGTATGCGATCATCCTGACGGGCTTCCGCAAAGCCTTCGACCGGTACAACCGGCAGATTATGGCGGACCAGGCGGAGCTCACCTCTTATGTGATCGAATCCGTGAAAGGAATCGAAACGGTGAAGGCGGCCACCGCCGGGAACGAGGTCGGGGAAACCGCCGACCGGAAGTATGATGCGTTTCTCGCGAGCACCCTGACGTACGGAAAAGCGAGCAACCAGCAGGCGGCTCTGAAAAACAGCCTTCAGCTCGTAAGCGGGGTAGTTCTCCTGTGGATTGGTGCCAGGGAGGTGGCCAGAGGTACGCTGACGGCAGGCCAGCTCATCACCTTCAACGTGCTGCTGGCGTATTTCCTCACTCCTCTCCAGCGCTTGATCGACCTCCAGCCGGTGCTTCAATCCGCGTATGTGGCCGCCTCCAGGCTTGGGGAAATCATGGACCTGGAGCCGGAGCGGAAAGCCGAGCCGGACGGACGACCGGCGGGGGCCGACCTCCGCGGAGATGTCGTCTTCCGCGGCCTGTCCTTCCGGTACGGCAGCAAGCCGCTCACGCTGGACGGCCTCGACCTGACCGTGAAGCAGGGAACGGCGACCGCCATTGTCGGGCCGAGCGGCTCGGGGAAGAGCAGCCTGCTTAAGCTGCTCCTGCGTTTCTACGAGCCGGAGGGAGGCGCTATCTCGATTGGCGGCCGGGCCTTGGACGAGATCGGCACCGAGGGGCTAAGGGCCCGGACGGCTTATGTCGCGCAGGACTCGTTCTTTTTCCACGGGTCGGTCTACGATAATCTCTGTCTCGGGCTAAAGACGAAGCCAGGGCTCGAAGAGGTGGTCGAGGTATGCCGCCTGACGCAAATTCATGAGGATATCGCGGCGCTGCCTCTTCATTACGAAACCGTGCTGGAGGAGAACGGAGCCAGTCTGTCCGGCGGCCAGCGCCAGCGGCTCGCCCTCGCCCGGGCGCTGCTGCGCAAGCCCCAGCTTCTGCTGCTCGATGAAGCGACGAGCAGCCTGGACACCGTGACCGAGCAGGCGATTGCCCGGCTGATCGGCCGGCTGGAGGGCGTCACGACGATTCTCGTTTCACACCGGCTGCGTATGGTCCAGTCCTGCGACCAGATCTGTGTCTTGAAGAACGGGCGGATCGTGGAATGCGGGGAGCATGACGCCCTGCTGGCCCAAAGCGGCGTCTATGCCGACCTTTGGGAGAGCCAGTAG
- a CDS encoding SF0329 family protein → MSWSKLKQHLESFLCPALYGRVEYRATSYRYLPDKAGQCYIAVDKKNVLNMSDKTTLIRWYETELEIKNDSDIQIPINNDEMEAVRKDTKGMVPEDRLEVMARNRKKSEYAKELLLAQSALSKSNFVVVANKFLSISIEESIESHDILLNILALLDRRVGKKRILNMTEKMKFKHPSVQYFYELRFSTL, encoded by the coding sequence ATGTCCTGGAGCAAATTGAAGCAACATCTGGAGAGTTTTCTCTGTCCTGCGTTATATGGAAGGGTTGAATACCGTGCAACCAGTTACCGATATTTACCTGATAAAGCAGGACAATGTTATATTGCAGTAGATAAAAAGAACGTACTCAATATGAGTGATAAAACTACCTTAATCAGATGGTATGAGACGGAGTTAGAAATTAAGAATGATTCCGATATCCAAATTCCTATCAACAATGATGAAATGGAAGCGGTCAGAAAAGATACCAAGGGGATGGTTCCGGAGGATCGTCTAGAAGTAATGGCAAGAAATAGAAAAAAATCAGAATATGCAAAAGAGCTTTTGTTAGCACAATCAGCATTAAGTAAATCAAATTTTGTCGTTGTAGCTAATAAGTTTTTATCTATTTCTATAGAGGAAAGCATAGAGAGCCATGATATCTTATTGAATATTTTAGCTTTGCTGGACAGACGAGTTGGAAAAAAGCGAATTTTAAACATGACCGAGAAGATGAAGTTCAAGCATCCAAGTGTACAGTATTTTTATGAGCTGCGGTTTAGTACGTTATGA